A part of Gossypium hirsutum isolate 1008001.06 chromosome A07, Gossypium_hirsutum_v2.1, whole genome shotgun sequence genomic DNA contains:
- the LOC107955481 gene encoding uncharacterized protein: protein MPFPMKIQPIDFSPSEDVVPPRLETVKPVVKSRFKRLFERQFPSILRNSAAEKVDADELPFSKECTTAELEPSSFCLAKMVQNFIEDNNEKQQSGAVRCSRNRSNCFNSNCNDSSDDDMDGFGFSDSNLSSSAEASEILKSLVPCKSLNERNLLAHTARIMEKNKISKRKDDICRKIVIDGLLAFGYDASICKSRWEKSPSYPAGEYEYIDVIIDGERLLIDIDFRSEFEIARSTKTYKSILQMLPFIFVGKADRLQRIIAIVSEAAKQSLKKKGMHIPPWRKAEYVSAKWLSPYNRATPSPPPLTPTPTPTPTTGTLRESEFDSKAKEKDQQPFTELNSEDKYSVEDAELGESIFALSESSEEEEKEKVEKEEWKPPEIKPKSSQIGITFVTGLASVIEDEPRKF from the exons ATGCCTTTCCCAATGAAGATCCAGCCTATCGATTTCAGCCCTTCGGAAGACGTGGTGCCGCCTCGTTTGGAGACGGTGAAGCCGGTTGTGAAATCGCGGTTCAAGAGGCTGTTTGAGCGCCAGTTCCCTAGCATTCTGAGGAATTCCGCGGCGGAGAAGGTGGACGCTGATGAGCTGCCTTTTAGCAAAGAATGCACCACCGCCGAGCTGGAACCGAGCTCATTTTGCTTGGCGAAGATGGTGCAAAATTTCATCGAAGATAACAACGAGAAACAACAATCTGGTGCCGTTAGGTGTAGCCGTAACCGCTCTAACTGCTTCAATAGTAACTGCAACGACAGCTCCGATGACGATATGGATGGTTTCGGTTTCAGCGACTCCAATCTCTCTTCTTCAGCTGAAGCATCTGAAATTCTAAAG AGCTTGGTTCCTTGTAAGAGTTTGAATGAAAGGAATTTACTGGCGCATACAGCGAGAATCATGGAGAAGAACAAGATCTCTAAACGTAAAGATGATATCTGCAGGAAGATTGTTATTGATGGATTACTTGCCTTTGGATACGATGCTTCTATCTGCAAGTCTCGTTGGGAAAAATCTCCCTCTTATCCTGCCG GGGAATATGAATACATAGATGTGATAATCGACGGGGAGCGATTGCTGATCGACATCGATTTCAGATCAGAATTCGAAATCGCCCGATCAACGAAGACCTATAAATCAATCCTCCAAATGCTTCCCTTCATCTTCGTTGGTAAAGCCGATCGTCTCCAGAGGATAATTGCTATTGTTTCCGAGGCGGCAAAGCAGAGCCTGAAGAAGAAGGGAATGCATATTCCTCCATGGCGTAAAGCTGAGTATGTCAGCGCCAAATGGCTCTCTCCTTATAACCGAGCCACGCCGTCTCCTCCTCCACTTACTCCCACACCCACACCCACACCCACAACTGGTACACTTAGAGAATCTGAATTTGATTCCAAAGCTAAAGAGAAAGACCAGCAACCTTTTACTGAATTGAATTCCGAGGACAAATACTCGGTTGAAGATGCTGAGTTGGGTGAGTCCATATTTGCTTTGTCTGAGAGCTctgaagaagaagagaaggaaaaggtGGAGAAAGAAGAGTGGAAGCCACCTGAAATAAAACCCAAGAGCTCGCAGATTGGGATTACGTTCGTGACTGGTTTAGCTTCAGTAATCGAAGATGAACCaagaaaattttga
- the LOC107955479 gene encoding protein ELC, with amino-acid sequence MAPPSPKEFIEAALVATTTPYALSYTDSKQKWVILRHLLSLLQEFPGFKPSAGRFMHNDGTEVNLLRATGCVHVANSTTPTIPLVIWLHENYPQKAPLVFVSLHLMTPIHRHHPFVDNTTGATSPPYILTWKYPPCNLSELLRNLVQIFTIDHPFSYTPTTPACLTHPWLVSTKEALDRLVGMLHYDMVALRASTSDEIEKLSLLQEELKRRDRFITSMVAELGEERMRLEERVKNWAEETDRVENWLRVNDGRSLNARDVEIEDAFEMDETTRARLESSAADLAIEEVMYKLDKALEHEAVSFDSYIKQVRSLARQQFFHRCNEMASTSSPTSV; translated from the coding sequence ATGGCACCACCATCCCCAAAGGAATTCATAGAAGCAGCTCTTGTTGCCACCACCACCCCTTATGCTTTATCCTACACAGACTCTAAACAGAAATGGGTTATATTAAGACACCTCCTTTCGTTGCTTCAAGAATTCCCTGGTTTCAAGCCCTCAGCTGGTAGATTCATGCACAACGATGGCACCGAAGTTAACCTTCTACGAGCTACCGGCTGCGTCCATGTCGCCAATAGTACAACACCCACCATTCCTCTCGTCATTTGGCTCCATGAAAACTACCCTCAAAAGGCACCTTTGGTCTTTGTTTCACTCCACCTCATGACCCCAATTCATCGCCATCATCCTTTTGTGGATAACACCACCGGTGCCACTTCCCCACCTTATATCCTTACCTGGAAATACCCACCGTGCAACCTCTCTGAACTTTTGCGAAACCTCGTCCAAATTTTTACCATCGATCATCCTTTCTCGTACACGCCGACGACTCCGGCGTGTCTCACTCACCCTTGGCTCGTTTCTACAAAGGAAGCTCTGGATAGACTCGTGGGTATGCTTCACTACGACATGGTTGCTTTGCGGGCAAGCACGTCTGATGAAATAGAGAAGCTGTCGTTATTGCAAGAAGAACTTAAGAGGCGTGATCGTTTCATCACCAGCATGGTTGCCGAGTTGGGTGAGGAAAGGATGAGGCTGGAAGAGAGAGTCAAGAATTGGGCGGAAGAAACTGATAGGGTGGAGAATTGGTTGAGAGTTAATGATGGAAGGTCCTTAAATGCAAGGGATGTCGAAATTGAGGATGCATTTGAAATGGACGAAACGACAAGAGCCAGATTAGAATCCTCGGCTGCGGATTTGGCTATTGAAGAAGTAATGTATAAATTGGACAAGGCACTTGAACATGAAGCAGTAAGTTTCGATTCATATATTAAACAAGTGAGGAGCTTAGCCAGACAACAGTTCTTTCATAGATGTAATGAAATGGCCTCAACCTCATCCCCCACCTCTGTATAA